One Candidatus Devosia phytovorans genomic window carries:
- a CDS encoding sugar ABC transporter ATP-binding protein, with protein sequence MAPLPPLLAATGVAKSYAGVPALRGADLVIAPGEVHALIGENGAGKSTLIKILAGVVTADSATITVDGRPAEIDSTKSAYRLGLRFIHQEFNVVPTLSVAENIFMGRRYPRRAGVLVDWAVLNAQAQRALTRLGIDHIDPRLTLGQLSLGDQMLVRISAALLDDARLYVMDEPTAALTRDESERLFRVLREIRASGSSVLYVSHRLDEIMALCDRATVLRDGKSIDSGKMADITHDDLVAMMIGRKVEEAYPKAQVVPRDGLAFETTGLEAPDLGPLDFTLRQGEILGIAGLSGAGQAELVHTLFGDIRPTAGAMTLDGKPYTPSGPGAAWAAGIAYVPRERRAQGLIMRRPIFENITLTHLKRQSLGGIWLTPRRERAFATRIGQGMQLKSVGPDQPVFELSGGNQQKVVFGRALAERPRLLLLEEPTRGVDIGAKFDIYAILRDLAAQGTAIILVSSDLPELLGMSDRIAVMRDGCFDALVDAAGLGEDDLINLCYGRVSGNMVA encoded by the coding sequence GTGGCCCCTCTGCCACCGCTTCTCGCCGCGACAGGCGTCGCCAAATCCTATGCTGGCGTGCCGGCATTGCGCGGCGCCGATCTCGTGATCGCGCCGGGCGAAGTCCATGCCTTGATAGGGGAGAACGGCGCCGGTAAGTCGACGCTGATCAAAATCTTGGCAGGCGTTGTCACTGCTGATAGCGCAACGATCACAGTGGATGGCCGCCCGGCGGAGATCGACAGCACCAAGAGCGCCTACCGGCTGGGGCTGCGCTTCATCCACCAGGAATTCAACGTCGTTCCGACTCTCTCGGTGGCCGAGAATATCTTCATGGGTCGGCGCTACCCGCGTCGAGCCGGTGTGTTGGTCGATTGGGCTGTGCTCAATGCCCAAGCGCAGCGCGCGTTGACCCGGTTGGGAATTGACCACATCGATCCGCGCCTGACGCTGGGCCAGTTGTCGCTGGGCGACCAGATGCTGGTACGCATTTCGGCGGCATTGCTTGACGACGCGCGGCTCTATGTGATGGACGAGCCAACCGCTGCCCTCACACGCGACGAGAGCGAACGGCTGTTTCGCGTGCTGCGCGAAATCCGCGCAAGCGGCAGTTCGGTTCTTTATGTGTCGCATCGGCTCGATGAGATCATGGCGCTGTGCGACCGGGCTACCGTGCTGCGTGATGGCAAGTCCATCGATAGCGGCAAGATGGCCGATATCACCCATGATGATCTCGTCGCCATGATGATCGGCCGCAAGGTCGAGGAGGCCTATCCCAAGGCGCAGGTTGTCCCGCGCGACGGCTTGGCGTTCGAGACCACCGGGCTTGAAGCGCCCGACCTTGGTCCGCTCGACTTCACGCTTCGCCAGGGCGAAATCCTTGGCATTGCCGGCCTCTCTGGCGCTGGGCAGGCCGAACTGGTCCATACCCTGTTTGGCGATATCCGTCCTACCGCCGGAGCCATGACGCTCGATGGCAAGCCCTACACCCCGAGTGGTCCCGGTGCGGCCTGGGCCGCGGGCATTGCCTATGTGCCGCGCGAGCGGCGTGCACAGGGGTTGATCATGCGCCGTCCGATTTTCGAGAACATTACCTTGACTCATCTCAAGCGCCAGAGCTTGGGCGGAATCTGGCTGACCCCACGCCGCGAACGGGCCTTTGCCACACGGATCGGGCAGGGCATGCAGCTCAAATCTGTTGGCCCCGACCAGCCGGTCTTTGAGCTCAGTGGCGGCAACCAGCAAAAAGTTGTCTTCGGTCGCGCGCTGGCGGAGAGGCCCAGACTGTTGTTGCTCGAAGAGCCGACGCGTGGCGTCGATATCGGCGCCAAATTCGACATCTACGCCATCCTGCGCGATCTGGCGGCGCAGGGTACCGCCATAATTCTCGTATCGTCCGACCTCCCCGAATTACTGGGCATGAGCGATCGGATAGCCGTCATGCGTGACGGCTGTTTCGACGCGCTTGTTGACGCTGCCGGGCTTGGAGAAGACGATCTCATCAACCTCTGCTATGGCCGGGTCTCCGGCAATATGGTGGCCTGA
- a CDS encoding ABC transporter substrate-binding protein: protein MIIKLAMAVATTAAVLGAVPTQAEPFRIIVTSTEVPLVPNSVLHLAESEGYFERAGVDVELVPAAQTPMAVTALLTGNGEMANISTEALLGLYARQDSSLVAVGSTDKAIPYIIAAHDGVTFDSLSAGTFGVGRENSLDYTLSRQVLSSRGTRIDDMTYLPLGDPAVRAQALQQGRVDATTMSIGVFLAMPERTGLNILVDADTFYRAAPIVTKVNVVSREVLANRRADLEAVLEALTLAARDYAAEPQRWVDAMSRARPDVDPSALAQLAELYADSWTVNGGLQLREATFTGSWYKETGALGGDITIPVGFWTQFEPLDAVLEKLGVSELGDDVTR, encoded by the coding sequence ATGATAATCAAGCTTGCAATGGCGGTGGCCACCACAGCTGCAGTGCTGGGCGCTGTGCCGACACAAGCCGAACCCTTCCGCATTATCGTGACCTCTACCGAGGTGCCACTGGTACCCAATTCCGTTCTCCACCTTGCCGAAAGCGAGGGCTATTTCGAGCGCGCCGGGGTCGATGTCGAGCTGGTGCCGGCGGCACAGACGCCCATGGCGGTCACCGCCCTTCTGACCGGTAATGGGGAAATGGCCAATATCTCGACCGAGGCCCTTCTGGGCCTTTACGCGCGGCAGGATTCCAGCCTGGTCGCTGTCGGTTCGACCGACAAGGCAATCCCCTATATCATCGCGGCGCACGATGGGGTGACGTTTGACAGCCTGAGTGCCGGGACCTTTGGCGTTGGCCGGGAGAACAGCCTCGACTACACCCTGTCCCGTCAGGTTCTCAGCAGCCGCGGCACCAGGATCGACGACATGACCTATCTGCCGCTTGGAGACCCGGCCGTGCGGGCCCAAGCGCTCCAACAAGGACGAGTCGACGCCACGACAATGTCCATCGGTGTGTTTCTGGCCATGCCGGAACGGACAGGGCTCAATATCCTCGTCGATGCCGATACTTTCTATCGCGCAGCTCCGATCGTCACGAAGGTCAATGTAGTTTCAAGGGAGGTTCTGGCCAATCGCCGTGCCGATCTGGAAGCCGTGCTCGAAGCATTGACGCTGGCGGCTCGTGACTATGCCGCCGAGCCGCAGCGCTGGGTTGACGCGATGAGCCGCGCTCGCCCCGATGTCGATCCGTCCGCCTTGGCGCAGCTCGCAGAACTTTATGCCGACAGCTGGACCGTAAACGGCGGCCTGCAGCTGCGCGAGGCGACCTTTACCGGATCATGGTACAAGGAAACCGGTGCGCTGGGTGGCGACATCACAATTCCCGTTGGTTTCTGGACCCAATTCGAACCGCTGGATGCCGTGCTGGAAAAGCTTGGTGTGTCCGAGCTCGGGGACGACGTCACCCGCTAG
- a CDS encoding substrate-binding domain-containing protein, whose amino-acid sequence MLSKTKLAVSGLVLAMSAFSFGAARAEGNVAIVTPYMAQPGTQFYVEAFQGVAAEKGWNVNVIDTAGDVAAVISRIEDMVTQNVDAIVINVDPSQVTAGLQVAKDAGIPVFGMDAGSDPLLVTNVTSNGYAMAAETSTYVADRIGGDGNVVMFVFDAFPPVQVRGVVADAVFANHADITILDRVTPDVSDGGIADSRAKMEAILAANPEQGSIKAVWAAWDQPALGALQAIEAAGREGEGIIVTGIDANPQAREAIAAGGNFEASVAQDFSGIGAATADAVARVLAGEDILQSVIYVPTKLVTKANASE is encoded by the coding sequence ATGCTGTCCAAGACCAAACTGGCCGTGTCCGGCCTCGTTCTCGCTATGTCGGCATTCTCATTCGGCGCTGCTCGTGCCGAAGGCAATGTGGCTATAGTTACGCCCTATATGGCGCAACCCGGCACGCAATTTTACGTCGAGGCCTTCCAGGGCGTCGCCGCGGAAAAGGGCTGGAACGTCAATGTCATCGATACCGCCGGTGACGTTGCCGCCGTCATCAGCCGCATCGAAGACATGGTGACGCAGAACGTCGATGCCATCGTCATCAATGTCGACCCCTCCCAGGTTACTGCCGGCCTGCAGGTTGCCAAGGATGCTGGCATTCCTGTTTTCGGCATGGACGCCGGTTCCGATCCACTGCTGGTGACCAATGTGACCAGCAATGGCTACGCCATGGCCGCCGAAACCTCGACCTATGTTGCCGACCGCATCGGTGGCGATGGCAATGTGGTGATGTTCGTGTTCGATGCCTTCCCGCCGGTGCAGGTGCGCGGCGTCGTGGCCGATGCCGTCTTCGCCAACCATGCCGATATCACCATTCTCGACCGCGTGACGCCGGACGTCTCCGATGGCGGCATTGCCGACAGCCGCGCCAAGATGGAAGCCATTCTGGCAGCCAATCCCGAGCAAGGCAGCATCAAAGCCGTCTGGGCCGCCTGGGATCAGCCAGCGCTCGGCGCGCTACAGGCCATCGAAGCGGCCGGCCGTGAAGGCGAAGGCATCATTGTCACCGGCATCGACGCCAATCCGCAGGCGCGCGAGGCCATCGCGGCTGGTGGCAACTTCGAGGCTTCTGTCGCTCAAGACTTTTCCGGCATCGGCGCCGCGACAGCCGATGCCGTGGCGCGTGTGCTGGCTGGCGAGGACATCCTGCAGTCGGTGATCTACGTGCCGACAAAGCTCGTCACCAAGGCCAATGCCAGCGAGTAA
- a CDS encoding alkaline phosphatase family protein, with product MTFDWLRHDRVTVDLMLNLFRFMAEGSNFLDSHSIFPSETRVAVTSTMTGAPPGAHGVVANQFIHAAPTHSSAPRNGKISNWPSRQGNCPIAGRRSGPRRL from the coding sequence CTGACCTTCGACTGGCTCCGCCACGACCGCGTCACGGTCGATTTGATGCTCAATCTCTTCCGCTTCATGGCCGAGGGCAGCAATTTCCTCGATTCACACTCGATTTTCCCGAGCGAGACCCGCGTCGCCGTTACCTCCACCATGACCGGCGCGCCGCCCGGTGCCCATGGCGTCGTCGCCAACCAGTTCATCCATGCTGCCCCAACGCACTCTTCCGCACCTCGGAATGGGAAGATCTCGAACTGGCCGTCCAGGCAGGGCAATTGCCCGATCGCCGGAAGACGATCTGGGCCACGACGTCTTTAG
- a CDS encoding FGGY-family carbohydrate kinase, which yields MSLSLIGIDVGTTATKATMIDGSGRELAQFSRPHDMDRSTPGMAEQSSDMWMDSVLAALSHFANVADLAGLAGIGLTSQVNTHVFVGADGEALRPALTWQDTRPASDALALDAQVTTAQKTAWFGGPVPIDASHALARMAFIARTEPDIWRRAQHVLLPKDFVALQLTGVLAADPMAAVGLVDGEGRYVTPLLDLVPGAATRLPQLFPYHHIVGHVREGLPCAGTPVMVGAMDAWAGMFGCGVIADGDAMYQSGTSEVPGIISSKVVPTPGVILFPPYQGIRLHAAPTQSGGASLTWLSTLLGRSTSDLLQMAATTESSTATPLFLPHLAGERAPIWDATSRGVFARLDAGTGPEQLTLSVLEGVAHSVRWAFEALQDSAGVALDTIRIGGGGARSDLWCQIRADVLGARLERTSVTATAALGAAIIAGVGSGAFPSLSDAVRELVRFDRQFDPDTARHELYNERHASFRMLHADLRAFNQRFGH from the coding sequence GTGAGTTTGAGCCTGATTGGCATTGACGTTGGAACCACTGCCACCAAGGCTACAATGATCGACGGCAGCGGGCGCGAACTGGCGCAGTTTTCCCGCCCGCATGACATGGATCGTTCAACTCCTGGCATGGCAGAGCAATCGTCCGACATGTGGATGGATAGCGTGCTGGCCGCGCTTTCACATTTCGCCAATGTTGCCGATCTGGCTGGGCTTGCCGGCATCGGGCTCACCTCGCAGGTCAATACGCATGTCTTCGTGGGTGCGGACGGCGAAGCGTTGCGCCCTGCGTTGACATGGCAGGATACACGACCCGCCAGTGATGCCCTGGCCCTCGATGCACAGGTGACGACAGCCCAAAAAACCGCCTGGTTTGGCGGCCCGGTACCGATCGACGCCAGCCATGCCCTGGCGCGCATGGCCTTCATCGCCCGCACCGAACCGGACATCTGGCGGCGCGCGCAGCACGTCCTGCTCCCCAAGGACTTTGTGGCCCTGCAATTGACCGGCGTGCTGGCGGCCGACCCCATGGCCGCAGTCGGGCTTGTCGATGGCGAAGGCCGCTATGTTACGCCCCTTCTCGATCTGGTGCCCGGCGCCGCGACGCGCTTGCCCCAACTCTTTCCCTATCACCATATCGTCGGTCACGTGAGGGAGGGCCTGCCCTGCGCCGGCACGCCGGTCATGGTTGGTGCCATGGACGCCTGGGCTGGCATGTTCGGTTGTGGCGTCATCGCTGACGGTGACGCCATGTATCAGTCGGGCACAAGCGAAGTTCCTGGCATAATATCCTCCAAGGTAGTGCCAACACCCGGGGTCATCCTTTTCCCGCCCTATCAGGGGATACGCTTGCATGCCGCACCCACCCAATCGGGCGGCGCGTCGCTGACCTGGCTGTCTACGCTGCTCGGCCGCTCCACATCCGACTTGCTGCAGATGGCCGCCACCACTGAGTCCAGCACGGCCACTCCATTATTTCTTCCTCACCTGGCCGGCGAACGCGCGCCTATCTGGGATGCCACCTCGCGTGGCGTCTTCGCGCGGCTCGATGCCGGCACCGGCCCCGAACAGCTCACTCTGTCAGTTCTTGAAGGCGTAGCCCATTCGGTTCGCTGGGCCTTCGAGGCGCTGCAAGACTCGGCTGGTGTTGCACTCGACACAATCCGCATCGGCGGCGGTGGCGCCCGCTCCGACCTCTGGTGCCAGATCCGAGCCGACGTGCTGGGCGCCAGGCTCGAACGCACCAGTGTAACCGCCACTGCGGCTTTGGGCGCGGCGATCATCGCAGGCGTGGGCAGCGGCGCCTTCCCCTCACTCTCCGACGCCGTGCGAGAGCTTGTGCGCTTTGATCGGCAATTCGACCCCGATACTGCCCGTCATGAACTCTACAATGAGCGGCACGCAAGTTTCCGCATGTTGCATGCCGACCTGCGCGCCTTCAATCAGCGATTTGGACACTGA
- a CDS encoding ABC transporter permease — MQVFIRRYGTLIGFVAIVLFFSIMLPGTFPTARNWLNITQQVSMLMVVAAGMTIVMVMGDFDLSVGSMASLAGIAAALLMAAGQPIWIAVAGALLVGLLGGAFNGAMVSLIGILPFIATLATMTMFSGLAFVVSGGKTISGRAIPEEFGSFARGGIPLGEWGGVAVSLPNLSIIAILVVLAVWILLEQTTFGRRLYAIGGNMEAAHLGGIAVKRLRLIAFALTGFAAAAGGLMYASRVASANPVQGSGLMLNAIAAVFLGTTMSRHGEPKILTTVIGVLVLGVLDNGLTQMSVDSYVRQVMVGGLILIAVAASSLGQKRR, encoded by the coding sequence ATGCAAGTTTTCATCCGTCGCTATGGCACGCTGATCGGCTTTGTTGCCATCGTGCTGTTCTTTTCGATCATGCTGCCGGGCACATTCCCTACCGCACGCAATTGGCTCAACATTACGCAGCAGGTTTCGATGCTGATGGTAGTTGCGGCTGGCATGACCATCGTCATGGTGATGGGCGATTTCGACCTCAGCGTTGGCTCGATGGCCAGCCTTGCCGGCATCGCAGCTGCGCTGCTCATGGCGGCAGGTCAGCCGATCTGGATCGCTGTCGCAGGAGCATTGCTGGTCGGGTTGCTGGGAGGCGCCTTCAACGGTGCCATGGTCAGCCTGATCGGTATTCTCCCTTTCATTGCGACGCTTGCGACCATGACCATGTTTTCCGGTCTCGCTTTCGTGGTCAGCGGCGGCAAGACCATTTCGGGCCGCGCCATTCCCGAAGAGTTCGGCAGCTTTGCGCGCGGCGGCATTCCGCTGGGTGAATGGGGTGGCGTCGCGGTCAGCCTGCCCAATCTGTCGATCATCGCCATTCTGGTCGTGCTGGCCGTCTGGATCCTGCTTGAGCAAACCACCTTCGGGCGTCGGCTCTATGCCATTGGCGGCAATATGGAGGCGGCTCACCTCGGCGGCATCGCCGTCAAGCGCCTACGCCTGATTGCCTTTGCCTTGACTGGGTTCGCGGCTGCAGCGGGCGGGCTGATGTATGCCAGCCGTGTGGCATCGGCTAATCCCGTGCAGGGCAGCGGCCTGATGCTCAATGCCATTGCCGCAGTCTTCCTCGGCACCACAATGAGCAGGCATGGCGAACCCAAAATCCTTACCACGGTCATCGGCGTCTTGGTTCTTGGCGTGCTCGACAATGGCCTGACCCAGATGAGTGTCGACAGCTATGTACGTCAGGTCATGGTTGGTGGCCTGATCCTGATCGCGGTTGCAGCGAGTTCGCTGGGCCAGAAGCGGCGATAG
- a CDS encoding HAD-IIA family hydrolase: protein MSVTTRRLGSIDELSFSAVLSDLDGVVYRGDEAVPGAVERFNRWQSEGIPYCFVTNNAEKSAAAFAEKIERLGIACTPQQVVTSGDVALDFVQAKYAPGAGLYVIGTQAFKARVADCGFVLMENDAAAVIVALDRGFDYAMMTTALRNILGGADLIGTNPDLIRPLADGFEPGAGAITASIAAASSATPIFMGKPDPTIIHTAIARLGVCAADAIMIGDKLDTDILAGQRAGVTSIFMETGVPLDTRSLVVPDYLLASL from the coding sequence ATGAGCGTAACCACACGGCGTCTCGGCTCGATTGACGAACTCAGTTTTTCCGCAGTCCTCTCGGATCTCGACGGCGTCGTTTATCGCGGGGATGAGGCGGTGCCCGGCGCCGTCGAGCGGTTTAATCGCTGGCAGAGCGAGGGCATTCCTTATTGCTTTGTCACCAATAATGCCGAGAAATCCGCCGCTGCCTTTGCCGAAAAGATCGAAAGGCTCGGCATCGCCTGCACTCCTCAACAGGTGGTGACCTCGGGCGATGTCGCGCTCGATTTCGTCCAGGCCAAATATGCGCCGGGCGCTGGCCTCTATGTCATCGGCACGCAGGCCTTCAAGGCACGTGTGGCAGACTGCGGCTTTGTCCTGATGGAAAATGACGCCGCCGCCGTGATCGTCGCTCTCGATCGAGGCTTTGACTATGCGATGATGACCACAGCCCTGCGCAATATTCTCGGTGGCGCGGACCTCATCGGCACCAATCCCGATCTGATCCGTCCGCTCGCCGATGGGTTCGAACCGGGAGCCGGCGCCATCACCGCCTCCATCGCCGCCGCTTCCAGCGCCACGCCGATCTTTATGGGAAAACCCGACCCCACCATCATTCACACCGCCATCGCAAGACTGGGTGTCTGTGCTGCCGACGCGATCATGATCGGCGACAAGCTTGATACTGATATCCTGGCCGGCCAACGCGCCGGGGTTACGTCGATCTTCATGGAAACGGGAGTCCCGTTGGACACGCGGAGCCTAGTGGTTCCGGATTACCTTCTGGCTTCTCTCTGA
- a CDS encoding sugar transferase translates to MRIVITGASGSIGRPLVKDFLSRGAKLLLVGRDPDALRTLFPGSECCSYDNLAEHCQGYDGLLHLAVLNNNASESADAFLRANLGLTQTVLLAAQSASIERFVYASTVQSLDARNQSPYATSKRAASELVAKAEGIDTRILHLAAVVGDRLAGKLAILDRLPPVLRKPLLELYAAITPVTDIATVVDKCWEALLDPDCPGQQIVARDQSRNPIFAVIKRCMDLGAALVILLPLIWLLAMIWFAVRLQSPGPGIFAQKRVGQNGEVFTCYKFRTMAQGSPNVGTHEASTTLVTPLGTFLRRTKLDELPQAFNILLNQMSLVGPRPSLPNQHAVISERQKLSVLSIKPGITGIAQINQVDMSQPELLASWDEQYVRLRSVRLDVSILLKTLIGRGNGDPMTTRDQ, encoded by the coding sequence TTGAGAATAGTCATTACCGGGGCGTCGGGCTCCATTGGACGCCCCCTGGTCAAAGACTTCCTCTCCAGAGGGGCCAAACTGCTCTTGGTCGGCCGTGATCCCGATGCGTTACGGACGCTTTTTCCTGGCTCTGAGTGCTGCAGCTATGACAACCTTGCCGAACACTGCCAAGGCTATGACGGTCTGCTGCACTTGGCCGTTCTGAATAATAACGCATCAGAGAGCGCTGACGCGTTTCTCCGGGCTAATCTAGGTCTGACCCAAACCGTCCTGCTGGCTGCACAAAGCGCCAGCATAGAGCGCTTTGTCTATGCCTCGACCGTGCAGTCTCTCGATGCCCGCAACCAATCTCCCTACGCAACAAGCAAAAGAGCGGCCTCGGAGCTTGTTGCTAAAGCTGAGGGCATTGACACGCGCATCCTGCATTTGGCGGCAGTGGTTGGGGATCGCCTAGCCGGAAAACTCGCCATCCTCGACCGCCTTCCTCCTGTGCTTCGCAAGCCTCTGCTGGAACTTTATGCAGCCATCACGCCTGTAACTGATATCGCAACGGTCGTCGATAAGTGCTGGGAGGCGTTGCTCGACCCAGATTGTCCGGGTCAACAGATTGTCGCTCGCGATCAGTCCCGAAACCCAATCTTTGCCGTAATCAAGCGCTGCATGGATCTTGGCGCTGCGCTTGTCATACTGCTACCCTTGATCTGGCTTCTTGCCATGATCTGGTTTGCCGTTCGCCTGCAGTCGCCAGGCCCGGGCATATTCGCCCAGAAACGGGTCGGACAGAATGGTGAGGTTTTCACCTGCTATAAGTTCCGAACTATGGCCCAAGGTTCCCCAAATGTCGGCACGCACGAAGCGTCGACAACGCTAGTCACGCCGCTCGGCACATTCTTGCGCCGCACTAAGCTCGATGAGTTGCCGCAGGCTTTTAACATCCTTCTCAACCAGATGAGTCTTGTCGGTCCTCGGCCATCTCTTCCCAATCAGCACGCCGTGATTTCTGAACGTCAAAAGCTCAGCGTTCTGTCGATCAAGCCTGGCATCACCGGCATTGCGCAAATCAACCAGGTGGACATGAGCCAGCCTGAACTGTTGGCGAGCTGGGACGAGCAATATGTGAGATTGCGTTCTGTGCGGTTGGATGTGTCCATCCTATTGAAGACATTAATCGGTCGAGGAAACGGTGATCCGATGACCACCCGAGATCAGTAG
- a CDS encoding ABC transporter permease subunit — protein MADTGNPPTKAADPASAAIVDKPGIQRSMAEDVAEAIRDIRKLVRWLRGVRAENWIVLLLAIALVCSWEWIATQFSRAIIPSMGETADAFFSMLQDDRRNYFNAVVNTIQNYYAGLGLAILVGWGLAGLMGLSPLLGQVMKVVLDFLGNIPIIAFMPLFVALLGLGAAAKIVIVLLAAAIVIATTAHAAFESVDRGAEEAARGLGANRLQAQFFVVWPQVLPQMIAGLRLGAAQALTACIIAEIYTAMTGLGGLIVGYGASFNMPRYFVAVLTTLAIGGATATVLRHLERRFAVP, from the coding sequence TTGGCCGATACAGGGAACCCGCCGACCAAGGCTGCAGACCCCGCGAGCGCCGCTATTGTCGACAAGCCGGGCATCCAGCGCTCGATGGCCGAAGACGTGGCAGAAGCCATCAGGGATATCAGGAAGCTGGTAAGGTGGCTGCGAGGCGTCAGAGCGGAAAACTGGATCGTCCTTCTGCTGGCGATCGCGCTGGTCTGTAGCTGGGAGTGGATTGCGACCCAGTTTTCGCGGGCCATCATCCCATCCATGGGCGAGACGGCCGACGCCTTTTTCTCCATGCTGCAGGACGATCGTCGCAATTATTTCAATGCCGTCGTCAATACGATCCAGAACTACTATGCCGGGCTGGGACTAGCCATTCTCGTCGGCTGGGGACTGGCCGGCCTGATGGGACTGTCGCCGCTGCTTGGACAAGTGATGAAAGTCGTGCTCGATTTTCTCGGCAACATTCCGATCATCGCCTTCATGCCGCTTTTCGTGGCCCTCCTGGGGCTCGGCGCTGCGGCCAAGATCGTCATCGTCCTGCTGGCGGCAGCGATCGTGATTGCCACTACGGCCCATGCTGCATTTGAAAGTGTGGACCGGGGCGCCGAGGAAGCTGCGCGTGGCCTGGGTGCCAACAGGCTACAGGCCCAGTTCTTCGTGGTCTGGCCGCAAGTGCTGCCGCAAATGATTGCCGGACTGCGCCTTGGAGCGGCCCAGGCGCTGACAGCCTGCATCATCGCAGAGATTTACACTGCAATGACCGGCCTGGGCGGGTTGATCGTCGGCTATGGCGCCTCGTTCAACATGCCCCGCTATTTTGTGGCGGTCCTCACGACCCTGGCCATTGGCGGTGCTACTGCCACCGTGCTGCGTCATCTGGAGCGCCGCTTCGCTGTGCCGTGA